A region of the Pricia mediterranea genome:
AGCGATGCATAATAAACAATAGATTTATAGCAGATCGACCCTGAAAAAAGGAATATCGCCTGGCTAATTATTTTGCCACTGTCCACCTTTTGTCCACCATACTTTTTTTTGTTCTATGAAACTGTGGCTTAGGTTTGTTGTGTCATTAAGTTGACAAACCGTTTTGTGGTGTCTTGCTCGGTTAGGGCTGCAGACCGTTTCCGAGTGGGTCATTCAAAGCGAATACAAATTTTAACCACAAAATATAGCACTATGAAAACTTTTGATTTTAAAATGTTATGGAGAACATGTATGTTCGCGATAGTACTGCTTGTTACTTTTTCCTGTCAAAAAGATGACATATCCGATCCCACCCAATCTATTACGGGTGGAGAGGCCGATGAATTTAATGTGCTAATGGCAAATAGGCCATCTTTCACCCAACCGGAAGAAGTTTCCGAACCAGTGGAGGTTGAAGAAAAAGCAATCCCACCGGCTCAAGATGAACAAGACTCGTCGTTAGAGTGTTATACAAATTACTATAAGGCAGCTCCTGGATTTGATGAAATGTTAGCCTTAGATCCCACTACTGACGTAATTTTTCCAGGAGCAATTTTGAAAGGCGAGACTATTCCGACAGGGGAGTACGTTCCTATTGTAGCTGACAGGGCACCAATAACCCTTTCGGCATCGCTGACCAATATTAGCGGTAGTCCAGTTGTACAAATTACAGATCCTAAATTGTCAACTGTTCGTGAAGGAATAAAAACGCAAATTTTAGATCAAGAGGTTACCGGTGCAACGGCAGCAAAAGTGAATTTTTCCATTTCTGAAGTATATAGTGAAGAACACTTAAAATTGGCAATCGGGGTCAATTATAGATCAGCAGTACAAAAAGTTTCGGGGTCATTTGATTTTTCTAAATCTACATACCAACATAAGTTTGTGCTTAAGTATTTTCAAGTTTATTATACTATAGATATGGACCCGCCCAAAAATCCAAGTGATTTATTTACCAGTGTACCGGATATTAATTCGCTGGGTAGCACAAGTCCGGTTTATGTTGCAACGGTCACTTATGGAAGAATGGTTATTTATACCATAGAGTCAAATTATTCAATAACTGAAATCGATACTGCTTTCAAGGCTGCGCTTGACCCAGGAAATGAGGGAAGTGTTGATACCGAATATGAAAATGTTATTTCAGAGTCTAAGGTGGAAGCACTTGTAATCGGAGGCTCTGGCAGTGATGCAGCCCAAACGGTTAACGGTCCTGCGGATGTATATCAATATATTTCCAACGGTGGCGATTACTCGAAAGACTCTCCAGGGGCGCCCTTGTCCTATAAATTAAGATACCTTAAGCAAGGTACACCTGTCGCACGGGTGGTTTTATCTTCGGAGTATCCTGTTAGACAGTGTGATCTGGCGTTCCCAGTTTTTAGTATTGAGCTTGATTATTTAGAATGTACAGGATGCCAAGATGGCGATGGAAGCGAAGCTGAACTTTTTGGAAGGCTCACGGCCACATTGTTTAGTAACGGAACACAAAAAGGAGGTAAGGTAGCTTGGGATTACAAGGAAGGTGCAACGTTTCAACTTAAGAAAAATGAAAAAAGGTTTGTTAACCTCACGGTACCTCCGATAGAATTGTATAGACCGGATTATAATGCCGATCATGTGGCTATTGGTGGAAGATTGGAAGAAGACGATGTTTGGCCAGATGCCAACGATGATTTTGGATCGACTCCGGACAAGATTCTTTTAAAGAATATCCCATTTGAAGGAAATACTTTTATTGTAGATTTCGGAGAGGTTAAAGTTGGGTATTATTTAAAACGCTTGAAGTAAGATTGTAACAACGTTTTAGTGGAGAATAATATTAAGACCGGAAGAAATTTCGGTCTTTTAATTTTATAGACCTAGCACCAGGTCTTGCAAAGAATCTTCGGTGGTGATATTGAGTTTTTTCCGAAGACGATACCTCGCTTTTTTGATTCCTTCAGCCGAAATATTCAAAATACTGGCAATTTCCTTTGATGATAAATTCATTTTCAAAAGGGCCAGAAGACGAAGTTCGTTTGAGGTGACTTTAGGATATTTTGTCTTGACATTTCTGTTAAAATTTTTATGTACCTCTTCAAAATAACGAGAGAAGTTTTGCCAATTGTTATCGTCCTGTAAATCGAAATTGATCGAACGGATCAGTTGATTGTATCCAGCCCTCGTATTTTCCTTTTCCTTAAATTCCTGTGCTTTAAGTTTAAGATTTTCCAAAGTCTCGTTCTTACGGGCAAGGTTCAAGGCGTGGGTGGTCAATTCTTTCTTTTTGAAGGCCAGTTCTGCATCTACCTTTTCTTTTTCTACTTTATTACGCTTCATTTTTTGGCGGATACCGTAGTACAACAACCCAAAAAGACTTAGTATGGCTATAATCCCAACAATGAGTAACGTATTTTGAAGTGTCGCCGCTCGTTGCTTTTCTTCCAATAACACTATTTCATTCTCTTGAAGGGCAATTTGCTGTTCCTTTTTCTCCGTTTCATAGATGGTACGTAATTCCTGAATTTGCTGGGATTTTGTCGTGTTGAAAATACTATCGTTGACCGCTTTGAACATTTCGTGATCTGCTAGGGCATCCTCTAGGCTTCCCAAGGATTTGTTCACGGCATATCGTAAACTATAGGCTTCGCTAAGGTTATCTTTGGCCCCTATTTCTTTGGCAATTGAGATGGACCGACTTAGATTATCAAGGGCCGCTTTAAAGTTGCCCGCTTTTGTTTGGGCCTCCGCCAAACCATTGAGATCCATGGAAATTACCTTTTGGTAACCGAGCTCCTCGTGAATGGTCAGTCCTTTCAGAAAAAAGTCGATAGCCCGATTTATTTTCCCAATTGCCGAATTGGCCATTCCCAGGTTGACCAATGAATTGCCCTCGATGTCCCTATTTTTGATTTCTTGGGATAATTTTAGGGCATCCTCAAAATAGTTGAGCGCTTCTTCCGGTTTACCCAGATTGAGATAGGTGTCACCTATTCCGTTGGCTGCATAACATTTATATTGTTTATCTTCAAAATTTCCATAAATATGATACGCTTTTTTGGTATGTGTCAAGGCTGATTCAAAATTTTCTAGATTTCGTTCCAATGCCCCAATTTGCATCAATGCATCCGCCTGTCTCAGCGTGTCTTTTTCTTCTTCAAAGAACTTAAGTGCATTCAGCGTTTCTTTTAAAGCTATTCTATAATTTCCCATTTCTTGATGGATTCCGCCAAGAAGTTCGTATTCTGCACCTATTAAATTGAAGGCTCCACCATGTTGGGTAAAAACAGTATCGCGATTTTTATAAATTTCGATGTTCCTGTTCACAAGAGCTAAAGCGCTATCGTAATTCCCTAGACTTTTTTCGAAAGATGCCAGTGAATGGTTCACAAATAATATTCCGATGGTACTATTAAGAGCGGTATATCCCTGTATCGATTGTAAATAATAATATCGGGCGGAGTCTATCTTTCCTCTGTCCTTAAAATAATCCGCAAAATGTAACTGCCCTGCTGCGATACCCGGCTTATATCCTATTTTTTTCGATAGTGCGTATTCTTTTTTTGCATAGATAAAAGACATGTCGGGGTCCCTGAACATCAATTGTTCATATAGCGTGCCGTAACCAGCCACCTTCAACGAATCATCAGGTCTTTTATTGGTTATCTCAATAAGGCTGTCTATGGACTTGGTGTACTTATAATTTTGGGATAAACCACAAAAAGGAAAAAGAACGATAAGGCAAATCGATGCATTGACAATGATTTTCATCTCGGTTTGGTTTGTTAGTGGGGAGGGGTGAGGTCTAAAGTACTATTTTTTTGCGGGTTCGGAGGATTGGAAAACGTTTTCAGTTAGTTCTCTATATGACCATGTCGTAATCGATGTCCCCTCTTGAAAGCCCAAGGTATTTATCCTTTGCCTGCAATAGGATTTGTATCCTATTATTGGAAGTTCCAATCAATGATGGGGATTTCGGCCAATTTTTATATTGAAATCCTTTAAACAAAGAATTGGTGGCGAGGGTAATTGGATTATAGCAGCCCTTCCTCCTCTAGAGACGTTTTCAGCTTAGCTTGATTTTCCCAAAACCTATCTTTGATTTTTTGGATAGTCACTGAATATTCCGGATGCTTTTTCAAAGGTTTGATCAAGGGGTCCATTTCAATGAACAACAGTATCCAATACTGAAAATGATCTTGTACAGCAAAATGGTTGAGCTGCTCAATGCCTTGGTCAACCTTTCCCTCATATGCATACTTGAGAGCCATGCTAGCGCTCTTATAAATAGACTCGTCTCGTTCGCAATATTCAGCGTACCTCTTGAAAAAATCAGCTGCTTGTTCTTTAAGCCCCATTTTCTCATAGACCAGAGCGATCTTTCCGTCTTCCTCGGGATAAATATTCAGGCTACGGTCTTTCCTGGTTTCCACAAATTTCTTGTAGTACTTAAAAGCGCCATCGTAGTCCTCTTGAAAATAGTGCATTTTTGCCACTTCCTGCAAGATATCCAAACGGGTAGTATCCTTTTCCAATTCTTTTATTAATGAATTTTTGGTCTGCTCAATATCCCCATTCTTTGCGTATTGGATGTAGGCTTTCAAATAGGGCGCAAAAGCGTTCGCTGAGTCATAATCAAGCGACTTGTTAATGTATTCAAAAGCCTCATTGACAAAACCCGTTTGGGCCAGCGCGTTGCTTAAGGTTAAATAAATATAGCCTTTGGCAATCGAGTCGTTGGCGGCAATATCTAGCTGAATACCCAATAACGCATACTTCAAATACTCGGCGGTATCAGGAATATAACGGTAATACAAAATAGAAAGTACTTGAACAACATCGGCCGAATTGGGATTGTACTCTAGGGCCTTCTCCAAATGGGGCAATGCCAGTCTGTATTCCTCGGTGTGCATATAATACAATGCCCTAGAGATTAGGCTAACGTCATTTTTGGAATCATATAGCAAGGCCTTATCCGAATAATTATTTATAAGATCTGTGTATCGTTTCTGTTTCCGGTGTATATCAAGGTAATAATATGATATGGCAAGATTGGCATAGGCGAGCGCAAATTCTGGATCCTGTTCCACGGCCTTTTGAAATAAAGGAATGGCTTTTTCCAAGCCTTCGGTAGTCTGGGAATAAAGAAGATCAAGTGCTTGTAGGTAATAATCATAGGCCACCAGATTTTCAGTAGGCCTTTTTTCGATTTGCTCCAATTCGGCCGGAGTCACGACCGCCTTAATGGCCTTGGCAATTTTCTTTGCGACATCGTTTTGCAAAGCAAAGACGTCCGTTACTTCCTGACTGTACTGTTCCACCCAAATGGGTGTATCCGATGAAGCTTCGATCAATTGAACATTGAGTAAAACCTGATTGCCAACGCGCTGGCCACTACCTTCTACCAAGTAATTCACATGAAGTTCTTCGGCTATCTCAGGGATGCCTTTGTCGGT
Encoded here:
- a CDS encoding helix-turn-helix domain-containing protein; this translates as MSNRSTFIEQAEAIILENLASEQFGVSELADAMHMSRSNLLRKIKKRTQLSASQFIRKVRLQEAMALLKETSSTVSEISYQVGFGSTSYFIKCFREQYGYPPGEVGKAAIEEKTEQVKPNYLKIYRWPIIAGTSIILLIIAFLPFRKKDAVQELEVEKSIAVLPFKNESADSTNLYFVNGLMESALNNLQKIEDLRVISRTSVEKYRKTDKGIPEIAEELHVNYLVEGSGQRVGNQVLLNVQLIEASSDTPIWVEQYSQEVTDVFALQNDVAKKIAKAIKAVVTPAELEQIEKRPTENLVAYDYYLQALDLLYSQTTEGLEKAIPLFQKAVEQDPEFALAYANLAISYYYLDIHRKQKRYTDLINNYSDKALLYDSKNDVSLISRALYYMHTEEYRLALPHLEKALEYNPNSADVVQVLSILYYRYIPDTAEYLKYALLGIQLDIAANDSIAKGYIYLTLSNALAQTGFVNEAFEYINKSLDYDSANAFAPYLKAYIQYAKNGDIEQTKNSLIKELEKDTTRLDILQEVAKMHYFQEDYDGAFKYYKKFVETRKDRSLNIYPEEDGKIALVYEKMGLKEQAADFFKRYAEYCERDESIYKSASMALKYAYEGKVDQGIEQLNHFAVQDHFQYWILLFIEMDPLIKPLKKHPEYSVTIQKIKDRFWENQAKLKTSLEEEGLL
- a CDS encoding tetratricopeptide repeat protein; the encoded protein is MKIIVNASICLIVLFPFCGLSQNYKYTKSIDSLIEITNKRPDDSLKVAGYGTLYEQLMFRDPDMSFIYAKKEYALSKKIGYKPGIAAGQLHFADYFKDRGKIDSARYYYLQSIQGYTALNSTIGILFVNHSLASFEKSLGNYDSALALVNRNIEIYKNRDTVFTQHGGAFNLIGAEYELLGGIHQEMGNYRIALKETLNALKFFEEEKDTLRQADALMQIGALERNLENFESALTHTKKAYHIYGNFEDKQYKCYAANGIGDTYLNLGKPEEALNYFEDALKLSQEIKNRDIEGNSLVNLGMANSAIGKINRAIDFFLKGLTIHEELGYQKVISMDLNGLAEAQTKAGNFKAALDNLSRSISIAKEIGAKDNLSEAYSLRYAVNKSLGSLEDALADHEMFKAVNDSIFNTTKSQQIQELRTIYETEKKEQQIALQENEIVLLEEKQRAATLQNTLLIVGIIAILSLFGLLYYGIRQKMKRNKVEKEKVDAELAFKKKELTTHALNLARKNETLENLKLKAQEFKEKENTRAGYNQLIRSINFDLQDDNNWQNFSRYFEEVHKNFNRNVKTKYPKVTSNELRLLALLKMNLSSKEIASILNISAEGIKKARYRLRKKLNITTEDSLQDLVLGL
- a CDS encoding thiol-activated cytolysin family protein produces the protein MKTFDFKMLWRTCMFAIVLLVTFSCQKDDISDPTQSITGGEADEFNVLMANRPSFTQPEEVSEPVEVEEKAIPPAQDEQDSSLECYTNYYKAAPGFDEMLALDPTTDVIFPGAILKGETIPTGEYVPIVADRAPITLSASLTNISGSPVVQITDPKLSTVREGIKTQILDQEVTGATAAKVNFSISEVYSEEHLKLAIGVNYRSAVQKVSGSFDFSKSTYQHKFVLKYFQVYYTIDMDPPKNPSDLFTSVPDINSLGSTSPVYVATVTYGRMVIYTIESNYSITEIDTAFKAALDPGNEGSVDTEYENVISESKVEALVIGGSGSDAAQTVNGPADVYQYISNGGDYSKDSPGAPLSYKLRYLKQGTPVARVVLSSEYPVRQCDLAFPVFSIELDYLECTGCQDGDGSEAELFGRLTATLFSNGTQKGGKVAWDYKEGATFQLKKNEKRFVNLTVPPIELYRPDYNADHVAIGGRLEEDDVWPDANDDFGSTPDKILLKNIPFEGNTFIVDFGEVKVGYYLKRLK